One window of the Spirochaetia bacterium 38H-sp genome contains the following:
- the tkt gene encoding transketolase: MDKKALEKIALSVRSLSMDAVQAAKSGHPGLPMGAAEIGAVLFGSVLNIDPSAPGWINRDRFVLSAGHGSMWLYSLLFLAGYKLSLDDIKGFRQLGSLTPGHPEYGHTDGVETTTGPLGQGFANAVGMAIASEHLAARFNTDKHKIIDNYTYALAGDGCLMEGVSSEAASLAGHLGLGRLIVIYDSNNITIEGKTELAFTEDVAARFSAYGWHVLEGDGHSIDEIASLIDKAKSVSDKPSLVILRTTIGKGAPNKQGTSEVHGAPLGEEELALAKKALGIPEGESFYVAPEAVAYFEKKREEWQKKRQDWERLFAEWAKENPDKKAEWEKFFSEPDIDKIDFPSYGPGDKLATRQASGKALQAIAASIPNLIGGSADLAPSNNTAMPGYGDFSAVDRSGRTIHYGVREHAMGAIANGIALYGGLKTFCATFLVFADYMRPSIRLAALMGLPVIYVFTHDSIFVGEDGPTHQPIEHIESLRIIPNLIVLRPADAEETNLAWELALSSKNRPCVLALTRQGLPVIEKPVGWKDAAKKGAYTVLDADNPEVVVLATGSEVSLALEAAKKSTKKVRVVSVLSRELMLEQGQSFFASLVPSGAKVVTVEAGVTSGWQAFSVGCGSSVGLDRFGLSGPGAKVAEAMGLTVDTVLNAIEK, encoded by the coding sequence ATGGATAAAAAGGCACTGGAAAAGATTGCTCTTTCCGTGAGGAGTCTTTCTATGGATGCCGTGCAGGCTGCAAAGTCGGGACATCCGGGGCTTCCTATGGGAGCTGCTGAGATTGGTGCGGTGCTTTTTGGCAGTGTACTCAATATAGATCCTTCTGCACCAGGTTGGATTAACAGGGACCGTTTTGTGCTTTCTGCGGGGCATGGTTCCATGTGGCTCTATTCTCTCCTCTTTCTTGCAGGATACAAGCTTAGCTTGGATGATATCAAGGGGTTTAGGCAGCTTGGGTCTTTGACACCGGGGCATCCTGAGTACGGGCATACAGATGGTGTGGAGACTACTACAGGGCCTCTTGGACAGGGCTTTGCTAATGCTGTTGGTATGGCTATAGCTTCTGAGCATCTTGCTGCGAGGTTTAATACCGACAAGCATAAGATTATAGATAACTATACTTATGCTCTCGCTGGTGATGGTTGTCTCATGGAAGGGGTTTCTTCTGAGGCTGCGTCTCTTGCGGGTCATCTGGGGCTTGGAAGGCTGATTGTTATTTATGATTCCAATAATATTACGATTGAAGGTAAAACAGAGCTTGCTTTTACAGAGGATGTTGCAGCCCGCTTTTCTGCTTATGGTTGGCATGTACTTGAGGGAGATGGACATTCTATAGATGAAATTGCTTCTCTTATAGACAAGGCCAAGTCTGTTTCTGATAAGCCTAGTCTTGTTATTCTCAGGACTACCATAGGTAAGGGCGCTCCCAACAAACAGGGTACTAGTGAGGTTCACGGTGCTCCCCTAGGAGAAGAAGAACTTGCACTTGCAAAGAAGGCTCTTGGTATTCCTGAAGGAGAAAGCTTCTATGTTGCACCAGAGGCTGTTGCTTATTTTGAGAAGAAACGTGAGGAATGGCAGAAAAAAAGACAGGACTGGGAGAGACTTTTTGCAGAATGGGCAAAGGAAAATCCTGATAAAAAGGCAGAATGGGAAAAGTTTTTTTCCGAGCCTGATATAGATAAGATAGATTTTCCTTCTTATGGTCCTGGGGATAAGCTTGCCACAAGACAGGCAAGCGGCAAGGCTCTACAGGCTATAGCTGCTTCTATACCCAACTTGATTGGTGGCTCTGCTGATCTTGCTCCGTCCAATAATACTGCAATGCCCGGATATGGCGATTTTTCTGCAGTAGACAGAAGTGGACGTACTATACACTACGGAGTGAGGGAACATGCTATGGGCGCTATTGCCAATGGTATTGCTCTCTATGGTGGGCTTAAGACCTTTTGTGCAACCTTCCTCGTGTTTGCTGATTATATGAGACCGAGCATAAGGCTTGCCGCCCTCATGGGGCTTCCTGTTATATATGTTTTTACCCATGATTCCATCTTTGTAGGTGAGGACGGACCGACACATCAGCCCATAGAGCACATAGAATCCCTAAGAATAATTCCTAACCTGATTGTTTTGAGACCTGCCGATGCAGAAGAGACCAACCTTGCATGGGAACTTGCACTGTCCTCTAAGAATCGACCATGTGTGCTTGCTCTCACAAGGCAGGGGTTGCCTGTTATTGAGAAACCTGTAGGTTGGAAGGATGCTGCAAAAAAAGGAGCATACACCGTACTCGATGCGGACAACCCAGAAGTTGTTGTGCTTGCCACGGGCTCAGAAGTCTCTCTTGCCCTAGAAGCTGCAAAAAAGAGTACAAAAAAGGTCAGGGTTGTATCCGTGCTTTCCCGTGAGCTAATGCTTGAACAGGGACAATCCTTCTTTGCCAGTCTTGTGCCCTCTGGAGCAAAGGTCGTTACAGTAGAAGCAGGAGTTACATCCGGCTGGCAGGCTTTCTCTGTAGGTTGCGGCAGTTCTGTTGGACTTGACAGGTTTGGGCTATCCGGACCCGGAGCAAAAGTTGCAGAAGCCATGGGACTTACAGTGGATACAGTTCTTAATGCCATAGAAAAATAA
- a CDS encoding inorganic pyrophosphatase, which yields MKNLTSPERQNNPYFWEDLQELLKRSDIIIDRPRGFIHPDYPDFTYPLDYGYLAGTGGSDGAEVDIWLGSTEDITLNGILCTTDTRKKEAEIKLICSCTPQEISLLWQINNQEGMHAIYIPCPFENPIRKRPHTERA from the coding sequence ATGAAAAACTTGACTAGCCCTGAGAGGCAAAACAATCCCTATTTCTGGGAAGATTTGCAAGAACTTTTAAAAAGATCTGACATTATCATAGACAGACCTCGAGGCTTCATACACCCAGACTACCCGGACTTTACCTATCCCCTGGATTACGGATACCTTGCCGGCACAGGAGGCAGCGACGGCGCGGAAGTTGACATCTGGCTTGGCAGCACTGAGGACATCACACTCAACGGCATACTCTGCACAACCGACACCCGCAAAAAAGAAGCAGAAATAAAACTCATCTGCTCATGCACCCCCCAGGAAATCTCACTCCTCTGGCAAATAAACAACCAGGAAGGCATGCATGCGATCTACATCCCCTGCCCCTTTGAAAACCCCATAAGAAAAAGACCACATACCGAACGGGCTTAG
- a CDS encoding FGGY family carbohydrate kinase, whose product MAYLLGFDVGSSSVKASLIDAETGRRIASATSPETELDIKAVKPGWAEQDPNTWWEHVKLSSARIAKEHAKRMKEVSAIGISYQMHGLVIVDKTGKTLRDSIIWCDSRAVSYGEKAFKDLGEEFCLREFLNSPGNFTASKLAWVKENEPDVFKNIYRIMLPGDYIAYKMTGRIVTTPSGLSEGILWNAKENRVATEILDYYGIPEDFIPEIVPSFAVQGELTKEAAELLSVPTGIPVSYRAGDQPNNAFSLAVLNPGEIAATAGTSGVVYGVIDSPAYDKRSRVNTFVHVNHSENSRRYGVLMCLNGTGILNRWLKQNTADNRYGNIDYQELNNLAQSVEPGSHGLKVYPYGNGAERTLENRNLGASIVGLNFNIHSRAHLLRAGQEGIAFALAYGMEIMKEMGMPVGVVRAGEANMFLSPVFREVFSNVSDARIELFSTDGSEGAARGAGVGAGIYSDYKQAFVGLEKKKEEEPDYALAKRYKELYEEWKKTLENMLS is encoded by the coding sequence ATGGCCTATTTACTGGGATTTGATGTGGGAAGCTCATCCGTAAAGGCTTCTCTTATTGATGCTGAAACAGGAAGGCGGATAGCTTCTGCCACCTCTCCTGAGACAGAGCTGGATATAAAAGCTGTTAAGCCAGGCTGGGCAGAGCAAGATCCCAACACATGGTGGGAGCACGTAAAGCTTTCTTCTGCAAGAATTGCAAAAGAGCATGCAAAGAGGATGAAAGAAGTTTCTGCGATAGGGATATCTTATCAGATGCACGGACTTGTTATTGTTGACAAGACAGGAAAAACACTCAGAGATTCCATAATCTGGTGCGACAGCAGAGCTGTCTCATATGGAGAAAAAGCCTTCAAAGATCTTGGAGAGGAATTCTGCCTTAGAGAATTCTTAAACTCTCCCGGTAATTTCACAGCTTCCAAGCTTGCATGGGTTAAAGAAAACGAACCTGATGTCTTTAAAAACATATACAGGATAATGCTTCCAGGCGATTATATTGCCTACAAGATGACGGGGAGGATAGTTACAACCCCTTCTGGCCTTAGTGAGGGCATACTATGGAATGCCAAAGAGAACAGGGTTGCGACAGAAATACTTGATTATTACGGTATACCGGAGGATTTTATACCCGAGATTGTTCCCAGTTTTGCCGTGCAGGGAGAACTTACAAAAGAAGCTGCAGAGCTTTTATCTGTTCCTACTGGAATTCCCGTTTCCTACAGAGCTGGTGACCAACCCAACAATGCTTTTTCTCTTGCTGTACTCAATCCTGGCGAGATAGCAGCTACGGCAGGAACATCCGGAGTAGTGTATGGAGTGATCGACAGCCCTGCTTATGACAAACGGTCCAGAGTAAATACCTTTGTACATGTCAATCACTCTGAGAACTCCAGACGTTACGGGGTACTCATGTGTCTCAACGGTACCGGAATACTCAACAGATGGCTCAAGCAGAATACTGCGGACAACCGGTATGGCAACATTGATTACCAAGAACTCAATAACCTTGCACAATCCGTAGAACCTGGAAGCCATGGGCTTAAAGTGTATCCATATGGGAATGGAGCTGAGAGGACACTAGAAAACCGCAACCTTGGAGCAAGCATAGTTGGACTCAACTTTAACATACACAGCAGAGCTCACCTGTTGAGGGCAGGGCAGGAGGGAATAGCCTTTGCATTAGCTTATGGAATGGAAATAATGAAGGAGATGGGAATGCCCGTTGGAGTCGTAAGAGCAGGTGAAGCCAATATGTTTTTGAGTCCTGTTTTTAGAGAAGTTTTTTCCAATGTAAGCGATGCACGTATAGAACTCTTTTCTACGGACGGTTCTGAAGGTGCTGCCAGAGGAGCAGGAGTGGGAGCAGGGATTTACTCGGATTATAAACAGGCTTTTGTGGGTTTGGAAAAGAAAAAAGAAGAAGAACCTGATTATGCTCTAGCCAAGAGATATAAAGAGCTTTATGAAGAATGGAAAAAAACATTAGAGAATATGCTTTCTTGA